In the genome of Bryobacteraceae bacterium, one region contains:
- a CDS encoding acetylxylan esterase has translation MILLLAAITTAGDLSGMVDAYLTKIAESHWAARKAEIAALRTPAQIAARQQRVRDAMLRSIGGWPARTPLLPKVTGTLHRQGYRIEKLTYESLPGFRVTANFYIPNGAGPFPAVLGVAGHSNEGKAAEIYQRGWIGMVRRGIAVLAYDPPGQGERSEYWDANANRSRVGIGTREHTMAGLQCMLTGTSIARYEIWDGVRGLDYLLTRPEIDPVRIAVAGNSGGGTQSAYLSALEPRLAAAAPSCYITSWEKLWFKPGPQDAEQNFWGFIRDGLDFPDFLTAYAPRPVKMLTAIQDFFPIDGARASYAEASAIFAKLDAREKVGFFEYDDTHGWSKPRREETYRWFEKWLLGREGDGKEAESTAEKPETLNVTATGQLATSGGSETVASLNRKRAEEMYPNRAAARRGADIAALVRKRLVFETPGAVSAKKIGDAPGGGEQLLIATEPGITVEAVLYQRPGAKRTLLVLDPQTKAPAPEGDSNVCYLMVRGWGASAPPKTTSSGYGASYQTFMRAYLLGRTMAGMQSTDVMAAIRYLESRGFRSISIHGEGSGEALALYAGLLNPNIVSVHRAGRIPTFLEIARMPDHNGLLELIVPGVLADFDLSDLEKALGSRYAR, from the coding sequence ATGATCCTCCTGCTCGCCGCCATCACCACCGCCGGCGACCTTTCCGGCATGGTGGACGCCTACCTCACGAAAATCGCCGAATCCCATTGGGCCGCCCGCAAGGCTGAGATCGCCGCGCTCCGCACCCCCGCTCAGATCGCGGCCCGCCAGCAGCGCGTCCGCGATGCGATGCTCCGCTCCATCGGCGGCTGGCCCGCACGCACCCCGCTCCTCCCGAAAGTCACCGGCACGCTCCATCGCCAAGGCTATCGAATCGAAAAGCTCACCTACGAATCCCTGCCCGGTTTCCGCGTGACGGCCAACTTCTACATCCCCAACGGCGCCGGACCGTTCCCCGCCGTCCTCGGCGTCGCCGGTCACAGCAACGAAGGCAAGGCCGCCGAGATCTACCAGCGCGGCTGGATCGGCATGGTGCGACGCGGCATCGCCGTCCTCGCCTACGACCCTCCTGGCCAAGGCGAACGCAGCGAATACTGGGACGCCAACGCCAACAGATCCCGCGTCGGCATCGGGACCCGCGAACACACCATGGCCGGCCTCCAGTGCATGCTCACCGGTACGAGCATCGCTCGCTACGAGATCTGGGACGGCGTTCGCGGGCTCGACTATTTGCTGACGCGCCCGGAAATCGATCCAGTCCGAATCGCGGTAGCCGGCAACTCGGGCGGCGGCACGCAGTCGGCCTATCTGAGCGCGCTCGAACCGCGGCTGGCCGCCGCTGCGCCGTCGTGCTACATCACCTCGTGGGAGAAGCTGTGGTTCAAACCCGGTCCGCAGGACGCCGAGCAGAACTTCTGGGGCTTCATTCGCGACGGCCTCGATTTCCCCGATTTCCTCACCGCCTACGCGCCGCGTCCTGTGAAGATGCTCACCGCGATTCAGGACTTCTTCCCCATCGACGGCGCGCGCGCCTCCTACGCGGAAGCCTCGGCGATCTTCGCAAAGCTCGACGCGCGTGAGAAGGTCGGTTTCTTCGAATACGACGATACACACGGCTGGTCCAAACCCCGCCGCGAGGAGACCTACCGCTGGTTCGAGAAATGGCTGCTCGGCCGCGAGGGAGACGGCAAAGAAGCGGAGTCCACCGCCGAAAAGCCCGAAACGCTAAACGTCACCGCAACCGGGCAGCTCGCCACCTCCGGCGGCAGTGAAACCGTGGCATCGCTGAATCGCAAGCGCGCCGAGGAGATGTATCCCAACCGCGCCGCCGCGCGTCGGGGAGCCGATATCGCCGCGCTTGTCCGCAAGCGGCTTGTTTTCGAAACGCCCGGCGCGGTGTCGGCGAAGAAGATCGGCGACGCGCCCGGCGGCGGCGAGCAGTTGCTCATCGCTACCGAACCTGGCATCACCGTGGAAGCCGTGCTCTACCAGCGCCCTGGCGCCAAGCGGACTTTGCTTGTACTCGATCCGCAAACCAAGGCTCCCGCGCCTGAGGGCGACAGTAACGTCTGCTACCTCATGGTGCGGGGTTGGGGCGCCAGCGCGCCGCCGAAGACCACCAGCAGCGGCTACGGCGCCTCCTACCAGACCTTCATGCGCGCCTACCTGCTTGGCAGAACAATGGCCGGCATGCAATCCACCGACGTGATGGCTGCGATCCGCTACCTCGAGTCGCGGGGATTCAGATCGATTTCGATTCACGGCGAGGGCTCCGGAGAGGCGCTGGCGCTCTATGCGGGTCTGCTCAATCCGAACATCGTTTCCGTCCACCGTGCTGGCCGCATCCCCACGTTCCTCGAGATCGCGCGCATGCCGGACCACAACGGGCTTCTCGAATTGATCGTCCCCGGCGTTCTCGCGGACTTCGACCTCTCGGACCTCGAAAAGGCGCTTGGCTCCCGCTATGCGCGCTAG
- a CDS encoding dienelactone hydrolase family protein, with amino-acid sequence MRASAASLLLVAAAAAQTLPGTRPLIRTGDLAMDMVASIDRYLDSRLAASATRRPPADPASRDRLRHLLGVVDPRPPFDSPVLVAASGRAQHIRWPALDGVEGEGVLLRPAGAPKAHVIVLPDAGGDPQPEYAWRLAANGALVLIPYLIDRADTWSVNPAIGRATNQPHREFIHRMAYEMGRHLAGYEVQKVLAAVDWFTRLDASKPIGVFGYGEGGLVGLMSAALDQRIKAAVVSGYFNKREDVVWSEPIYRNVWSQLETWGDAELAMLAKAGGRTVIVEASPHPRVDGPPPERDSRRGAAPGRIVTPAIATVRAEAKKANVPIVEGGPGSPAALRGLLESLGAPPGDLASATASRFAPSIDTHRQFRQLVDFTQRLMREFDPHRAAFVSGKSADQLRQYFWEESQGRMPPAAEPLSAAQSRLWTETPKWRAWQVVIPVWGEVYAYGLLLVPRNLRGGERRPVVVTQHGLEGRPEHLVKPEDDRTRQVYKQFAAELADQGYIVFAPQNPYIGQDAFRVLMRKGNPVKLSLFSFIIGQHDRILDWLETLPWVDPKRIGFYGLSYGGKTAIRVPAVVTRYALSICSGDFNQWIWKVASEDAPFGYMYTVEYDMLEFDLGPTFNYAEMANQLIAPRPFMVERGHRDGVGIDEWVSHEYAKVRRHYVKAGIGDRTAIEFFDGPHQIHGVGTYEFLRRWLGPIR; translated from the coding sequence ATGCGCGCTAGCGCCGCCTCCCTCCTGCTGGTGGCGGCCGCCGCCGCGCAGACCCTTCCCGGCACCCGGCCGCTCATCCGCACCGGCGACCTCGCGATGGACATGGTTGCCTCGATCGACCGCTACCTCGACTCGCGCCTCGCCGCCTCAGCCACCCGCCGCCCGCCTGCGGACCCCGCCTCCCGCGACCGCCTCCGTCATCTGCTCGGCGTCGTCGACCCTCGTCCCCCGTTCGATTCGCCCGTGCTTGTCGCGGCCAGTGGCCGAGCCCAGCACATCCGCTGGCCCGCGCTCGACGGCGTCGAAGGCGAGGGCGTCCTGCTTCGGCCGGCGGGCGCGCCGAAAGCTCACGTCATCGTCCTGCCTGACGCCGGCGGCGATCCCCAGCCCGAATACGCCTGGCGCCTCGCGGCCAACGGTGCGTTGGTGCTGATCCCCTACCTCATCGATCGCGCCGACACCTGGTCCGTGAACCCGGCCATCGGCCGCGCCACCAATCAGCCGCATCGTGAGTTCATCCATCGCATGGCCTACGAGATGGGCCGCCACCTCGCCGGCTACGAAGTCCAGAAGGTGCTCGCCGCCGTCGACTGGTTCACCCGCCTCGACGCTTCGAAGCCCATCGGCGTCTTCGGCTACGGCGAAGGAGGGCTCGTCGGGCTGATGAGCGCCGCGCTCGACCAACGAATCAAGGCCGCCGTCGTCAGCGGCTACTTCAACAAGCGCGAGGACGTCGTGTGGAGTGAGCCGATCTACCGCAACGTATGGTCCCAACTCGAAACCTGGGGCGACGCCGAATTGGCGATGCTCGCCAAGGCGGGTGGCCGCACTGTGATCGTCGAAGCCTCGCCGCATCCGCGGGTCGATGGTCCTCCGCCCGAGCGCGACAGCCGGCGCGGAGCCGCGCCGGGCCGTATCGTTACGCCTGCCATCGCAACGGTTCGCGCCGAAGCGAAGAAGGCGAACGTCCCGATCGTCGAAGGCGGTCCAGGATCGCCGGCCGCCCTCCGCGGACTCCTCGAATCGCTCGGTGCGCCGCCCGGTGACCTTGCGTCCGCCACTGCGTCCCGGTTCGCCCCCTCAATCGATACCCACCGCCAGTTTCGCCAACTCGTCGACTTCACGCAGCGGCTCATGCGCGAGTTCGATCCCCACCGTGCCGCCTTCGTCTCCGGGAAGTCCGCGGATCAACTCCGCCAGTACTTCTGGGAGGAATCGCAAGGCCGCATGCCCCCCGCGGCGGAGCCGCTCTCCGCCGCCCAGTCCCGCCTTTGGACCGAAACCCCCAAGTGGCGCGCCTGGCAGGTGGTGATTCCGGTCTGGGGCGAAGTCTACGCATACGGGCTCCTGCTGGTCCCCAGGAACCTTCGCGGCGGCGAACGCCGCCCCGTCGTCGTCACGCAGCACGGTTTGGAGGGCCGCCCCGAGCACCTCGTGAAACCAGAGGATGACCGCACGCGCCAGGTCTACAAACAATTCGCCGCCGAACTCGCCGACCAGGGCTACATCGTCTTCGCGCCACAGAATCCCTATATCGGGCAGGATGCGTTTCGCGTGCTGATGCGCAAGGGCAATCCGGTGAAGCTGTCTCTGTTCTCGTTCATCATCGGCCAGCACGACCGCATTCTGGACTGGCTCGAGACGCTGCCCTGGGTCGATCCGAAGCGGATCGGATTCTACGGTCTCTCCTACGGCGGCAAGACGGCGATCCGTGTCCCGGCCGTCGTCACCCGTTATGCGCTCTCGATCTGCTCCGGCGACTTCAACCAGTGGATCTGGAAGGTGGCAAGCGAAGACGCGCCATTCGGCTACATGTACACCGTCGAGTACGACATGCTCGAGTTCGACCTCGGCCCGACGTTCAACTACGCGGAGATGGCCAACCAACTCATCGCTCCGCGGCCTTTCATGGTGGAGCGCGGCCATCGCGACGGCGTCGGGATCGACGAATGGGTCTCCCATGAATACGCCAAGGTCCGGCGCCACTACGTCAAGGCGGGCATCGGCGACCGTACCGCGATTGAATTCTTCGACGGTCCGCACCAGATCCACGGCGTCGGAACTTACGAGTTCCTCCGCCGCTGGCTTGGGCCTATCCGTTAG